A window of Gymnogyps californianus isolate 813 chromosome 28, ASM1813914v2, whole genome shotgun sequence genomic DNA:
GCGACCCCCGGGACCCCCGCGACCCCCGGCCTCGCCGCAGCCGTCCCGCCGGGCCGCGGGGGGGCGCGCTGGCGCCGCGcaggccccgccccgcgccgccaggccccgccccgcgccgcgccggcaAGATGGCGGCGGCGTCGCGGCGGCCGTAGCGGCGGCCATGGAGGCGGAGGGCGGCCCGCTGGGCCCGGGGGAGCGCTGGGCGCCGGTGGGCGCCGTGTCGGcggcgacggcggcggcggaggaggaggacgaggaggaggaggcggcggcggcggcggggggcgggtCGCCGCAGTCGGTGCCGCGGCTGCGGGCCGAGCGGCGCCGCCTGCACGGGGCGCTGCTGGCGCTGGCCTCGCACTTCGCGCAGGTGCAGTTCCGGCTGCGGCAGGTggcgcgggccgggccggccgaGCAGCAGCGCCTGCTCCGCGACCTGGAGGACTTCGCCTTCCGCGGCTGCCCCGCGCCGCTGGCCCACGGCCTCGGCGGCGCCCCGGTGAGtgcgcggcccggcccgcgctGCGGGCGCCGCgacccggggcgggggggcgcggGCCGCGTCGGGCCGGCTCGGTGGGGCCCCGGTGCCGGCAGAGCGATGGCTGCCGCTGGGGTAAGGAGAACGCGGTCTCCTTTCGGATAACGGCGTCGCGCGGTCTTCTGCTGCCGCGGGGTCGGTACGTGCGTCCGGCCTGGCTGAGGCCCGTTAGCGGCGGCCGCGGTCCTGTTCGCCGCTGGGCCGTGCGGAGGGGAGCTCGGTGGCCGAGGTGAGGGGCGGCCGTCGCGGGCACCTAACGGCGCGCTGTCCAGAGGCGCCGCACGCTCTGCCGCGGGTTGCGGCCGGCTCCGGGGAGAGACCGGGCCGGCGGGTTTGCACGAAGCTCAGTTACAGGAGCATTCAGGTCCTCGATGAGCTGGAGCCAGCTCGCGGGGACGTGCGTTAAAGCCCTGCTTTGCGTGTTACTGCTCCGCTCCGAGATACGGCGGTGACTCAGAGGATCTTTGATACGTACACGTTATTTGGCGACTTGCAACAGTGCTTCCTGGATCCCGGCCTTGCGAGACGGGGCTTGGGTGCAGGAGGTCTGGAGAGGCTCTTCCTTTGTCAGATGAGGTGATGCGGCTGGTACCTCTCCCTGATGTTCAGGCACATCTTCTTCTCAGACTAGCATGCAGTGTCCCCTAGTTAAGTGCATGAGCTGAGGGAAACACTCCTCATACCACAATCCTGTTCTCTGGGGCTTGGCTATGACAATAAACCTTCAATTCTATTTActgttaactttttttcagagtgAGCGAGAGAAGCAGGAGCAAATTGAGGTccagaaggagaagcagagagagctGATCCTGCAGCTCAAGACACAGCTGGATGACCTGGAGACGTTTGCTTACCAAGAGGGCAGCTATGATTCTCTGCCACAGTCTGTGGTTATGGAAAGACAACGGGTAAGGCTCGCAGAGTCCTTCTGCCTGTATTTCTCGGCACTTGTGAGCCCCTTACAGACTGTAGGAGTTGGTCAGTCCTTATTTCTCGCCAGCAGCTGTAATAGCGTATCAGTAGTTCGTCTGCATGCGTAAACCTGTCCTGTGCCTTCTCTTGCAATTTTCTATGTGCAGCAAAGGTGGCCTGTTTCCAAGGTAATGAGTGGGTAGAGGAGTATTTTGAAGCTCATGGGCAGCAGCGCTGCACAGTGAGATCGTGCTACTAACTTGTGTTTTGCAGATGATTATAAATGAGTTGATAAAGAAGCTGGACATGGACTTGAGTGAAGATATTGCAACGCTATCTCCAGAGGAATTGCGACAGCGTGTGGATGCTGCCATAGCACAGATTGTTAATCCAGCCAGGGTGAAGGAGCAGCTGGTGGAACAACTGAAGACACAGATCAGGGACCTCGAAATGTTCATCAACTTCATTCAGGGTCAGTGCTGAGTTTTTAGATGAGCAGATTGAGTTGCTTTGTAATTCCCTGACAAAGTCATGAGGAGGGAGGTCACAGATGTCAGAGGACGCAGGAAGAGTTTCTGGGTCACAGGGAAGTACAGATCTCTCTGAACTGACAGTGGGGGGAACAAGAGACTGACAAAAAAGGTGCAGAGAGGTCTAAGGAATATTGACCTTAATACTTGGGATACGCAGCTTAAATTCACAAGTGTGAAATAATAGTGTGAAATTCTTGTTCTAGATGAAGTTGGAAGCTCTGGTAAGGCGGAAGATGGACACTGTGAATGTGCAGGCAGAAAAGATGGCGGTGGCTCCTACAAACCAAATACACGGCCTTCTGGAAATAGAGGTGGGCACTGCTTGGCTCAGAGCTTCTGGCACTGCTCCTGCTGTCAGTCACTTGAGGTTCGGCAAGCACGAACCAGCGTCCAGTCACGCTaggctgctttgcttttttgctggCAGTTGGTTTctgtgctttcctcctcccGCTGACAGAAGGCCTGTGTCCAGTTCCTGTACCCTTCCTCCGTGGGATCATTAGAGTAGTCACAGAACCTGAACGTGTGGCTCAGAGGGTGGGATTGGTCCTCAGCAGAGATCAGGAGTAGAGGGGACTTCTGATACTTAGTGCTAAATGCGGACAGACTGAGCAGCCTTGTCTTGTATGCACTGTTGGGCTGCGCTGTAATTAATGCTCTTTGAGTTCTTAGCTCTGCGAGCAGATACAGGGAGCTGGGTGGATCCAGTGTTCTTTATAAATTGAGACTTGTCTACTTATCCCTTATTGGGCCTAGAATAGTATACTAGAAGAAATACTACAATACCTTTACTTTTGTAATCTGAGGCATCTGCCACTAGCCAGAGGTAGAATACTGGCCTGGATGGAATTTGGGTCTTACCCGGTGTGGCTACTCTTGCAAAATGAATTTAAGAATGGCACAGGAGTAAGCAGTGTATGTTAGCCTGCTGAGACAAGATGCTTCTTGAAAGTAGGCAGGGATCCCCTTCAGCAAAGGTTTTGGTATCTCCTAATTACCTGTGTGATACCGTCATGTCTAAAAAATGATCTTTCCTCACTGTGTATGTGCCCACTAGGAAAGATGATGTAGGATTTCTTCTCTCTAAGATGACCTGATTGTCAAGAACAGGCCAtgcaaatgtttgcttttctggttGGCTTCAGTGCGTTGAATCTAGAAAAAGTAGCATCAGTCTTAGTGACAAAAGCtcccgaggaggaggagaatccgtggtggaggaggaggagcagacaTTTGCACTCCCTTTATGTGTATGAAAGAGCAGAGCTGTTGATTCCTTAatgagagtatttttttttctcttttctaaccTGATTAGTGAACCCAGAAGATGCCAGAAAGATGCGAGAAACAGGCCTGCACCTCATGCGTCGCATGCTTGCTGTGCTACAAATATTTGCTGTCAGTCAGtttggctgtgctgctggtcaGATTCCTCGCACCCTCTGGCAGAAGGACCAAGCCAACAAGGACTATTCCCCCTTAATTAAGAAACTGGAGTTGTCAGTAGAGCGGGTGAGGCAGCTAGCTATGAAACACCAGCAGGAAGACCACGTTATCAGTTCCTCCGATCTGCAGGACATTCCCTTAGGAGGCAGAGATGAGCTGACTCTAGCTGTGCGGAGGGAGTTGACCATTGCTTTGCGAGACCTGATGGCTCACGGGCTCTATGCCTCTTCGCAAGGAATGAGCCTGGTATTGGCACCCATCGCGTGCCTGATTCCTGCGTTCACCTCGTCGCCGCAGACCATGCACCCCTGGGAACTCTTTGTGAAGTATTACAACGCTAAGAACGGACAAGCCTTTGTGGAATCCCCGGCTCGCAAGCTCTCCCAGTCCTTTGCCTTGCCTGTGACGGGAGGAGTGGCCGTTACCCCCAAACAGAGCCTGCTGACAGCGATTCACACTGTCCTGACAGAGCATGACCCCTTCAAGCGCAGTGCAGACTCTGAACTGAAAGCTCTGGTGTGTATGGCACTGAACGAGCAGCGCCTGGTCTCCTGGGTAAATCTGATCTGCAAATCTGGAGCTCTGGTACAGTCCCACTACCAGCCGTGGAGCTACATGGCAAACACAGGCTTTGAGAGCGCGCTCAACGTTCTCAGTCGCCTGAGCAACTTGAAATTCAACCTCCCGGTTGACCTGGCTGTCCGGCAGCTGAAAAACATCAAAGATgctttttgatgtatttttattgtagaTCATCTGTTTTCCACAAGTAGGCAGCTGTCGGGCTCAAGAAGCCTGGCTTTTTTAAGACCAAGTTTGACTCTTTGAAATTGATATTTGCTTTTAGGGAAATCTTACGGTGTCTTGATGCTGGAAATCTGTGTTTTGCAAGGCTGCCACTGCAAAGCTGCTGGAGGTTGTGCGCTGTACAGCACCTCACCCTGCCCCTTTATGCAGCTCTGAAGAGCCAAACTGCTTCGCTGGGGAGCGGATGCCAGTGAGCGTTCAGCGTGTGGGGCTGGCTGCCCCGACTGCGGTGGAGGGCTGGCCACGGAGCCTGCAGGTGGGGGAAAGCCCCTCAGAACGTGCAGCTTGGCTCCTGTGCTGCGTCCGCATGGTTATTTCTCAAAGTTTGTGCTCTGAATGATGCCCCCACGAGACGCCTCTCACGGGAAGAGCGAGGCAAGCTGCCAGGCATTCAGTTGCCTCGGGCGTTGCCCAGTGGCCGGTGACTTCCCCTCCGCAGCGCGAACATGTGAGAAAactggggcagagctgctgagccGGGGGTGCGGGGGCTGCGCCCCTCCGGCGCCGGCCCCTCGGCGAGCCACAGAAGCGGCCGCCTTCTTCAGGCTGCCGGGCGAGGGACCGGCACCCCCGGCTTTGTCCCTGAGCTCCTTTTTCGAAGCTTTTGTGTGACGGTCAGCACGCCAGCGGCCCGGTGTTTCACAGGGGATGCATTAAACCGCTTTAGCAAGTGTACGTGTGCGGAGAGCCCGTCTCCAGTGACCGTGTGTTAGTTTGTGTTCGTTACTGGCCTGTGTGCTGCCCCGCGGGGTTTGTAATAGTCACAGTCGGAGTTTAAATTACCTGCCGTTCCTGCTGTGTGCTGGGCGTAACAGCGggccgggaggcggcggggatccgcggcggcggggagcggcagcggcggcggcggggggcgggagggcaggCCCCCGGCACGGCCGCCTGTTGCCTGGCAACGGTGGCGTCGCCCCGCGCGTCGGCGACGTGCTCCTAGAGGACGAAGCGGAAGTGACGCAGCTGGCACGAGGTGAAAGGTCGGAGGCGCGGCGGCCGCTTCCTTTTCCGGCCTGGGCGCCATCGCCGCGGGAGCCTCGGTAAGTGCGGGGCCCAGGCCGCGGGATCCGCCGCCAtccgcgggggcggcgggccgggggcggccgggggcccGGCCGTGACTGCCGCGTGCTGTCTCCGCAGAGATGGGGAAGTTCATGAAGCCGGGGAaggtggtgctggtgctggcCGGCCGCTACTCGGGGCGCAAGGCCGTCATCGTGAAGGTGagggcggggccggcggcgctCCGGTACGGCTGCCCTGGCGGGACTGCGCTCGCTGCTGGCCCGCGGGCGGCCCTGCAGAGCGGGCAGGAGCCCGgggcgctgctgctgcctgtttcTGGAGGCGCCCGCACAGACGGGGTTCCTGCTGGGTTTTCGCGGCTGCGtggcgcggcggcggctggcGCTCCGCGGTGCCATCGCCGGCTGCGGTCGGTGTGTTTCAGAACATCGACGATGGCACTTCCGACCGGCCGTACAGCCACGCCTTGGTGGCAGGCATCGACCGCTACCCGCGGAAGGTGACGGCCGCGATGGGCAAGAAGAAGATCGCAAAGAGGTCCAAGATCAAGTCCTTCGTGAAAGTTTACAACTACAACCACCTGATGCCCACCCGGTGAGTGTGGCCGCAGGAGTGCCGCCAGCGGGGccgcagcctgctgctggcagggccaGAGGAGTCTCGTCTGCTGTCAGCGATCGTAGTTCTTGTGTGTTCTCGCTGGCGAACGCTGGGAGTCACTGAGGTTCTTAATTACGTGGCTGAAGGAACGCAGGGCACACGCTTTGGAAAAACAGGGACTTGGGGGGTGTGAAGCTGAGGGGGAATACTGGTGAACTTCTGAAATAAGGTGCTGGCTCTTATTTCAGCCACACTCACTTTCCCCTTGACGACGGGGTGTCAGTGGATGAGCCTTTGAGACAGTCGTGAGGGTCTGggggtgctggcagagctgttgCGGCCCACCGACGTTTCTTCCCATCCGCTTGGAGCTCCTGCTGGTGCAGGCTGCCAGATACAGCGTGCTGGATAGAGCTGCTTCTCTTGTGAAGTGTGTAGCTGTTTCCTTTATAGGCAGAATTAAATGTCTTTGGATGCTGTACTGGTTTGGTGATTTCCTGAAATGAGAAGGCTTTAAGAGCTGTAGTCCCTTAACCTGGCACTAGTACGTGCATTTGACCGGTCGGGCTGCCCGCTCTGCTTTCATCCCTGTGCCAGGTGCTGTGACTCTTTCGAACCTTGCTGCTCTCTTGCCCAGGTATTCTGTCGATATTCCTCTGGACAAAACAGTGGTCAATAAGGACGTGTTCAGGGACCCCGCTCTAAAACGCAAAGCGAGACGTGAAGCCAAGGTGAAGTTTGAGGAGAGGTGAGTTGGAAGCTCGTCTCTTCAGCAGTGTCGGCGGTTGTGCCACAGCCTGGGTGAGTCCCAGGTTGGACACTTCTGCCTCAGCTTCTTGAATACATTTTTGGTTGAGTGCATTCCTCCTCACCTTCAGTGTGTGTTGGCACAACCAGTCTGTTCAGGGAGCTGGTGGGTTGAGATGGGGAACAGTTTACCAACAGCCGTAGACTCGGGCTGACGTTTATGACAGTGCTGCAGCCTCGTGCCAGCACGAGCGGGGCCTTTCAGGTGCCAGATGACGATCTCTTGGCGTCTCACTGCCGGGTCATCCACTGTCCGTCACTGGGCTTAGTGGGACAGGGCAGGGCCGACGCTTTGCCCAGGAGTGTTCCGGGTTAACGGTCctcctcttcagttttctgttcagaaaCTCCTTCAGTGGAAGGAGCTGTGCGGCCTCAGTGGGACGCAGGGTGTCGTTTAAAGCGCTCTGCCCGTGATCGTAGGCTGTTGTCCGAGAGCGTCTCCTGATGGCTGCCCTCCACGTGAGGTGATGGCGGGACTGCCGCCTGCTGCGCTCTTGGGGTGGAAACCGCCGTAGTGCGGGTGTCCTTCACCAGGTGGCTGCATGAGAAATCGGGAAGCGGACATTCGCTTCCCTTGGCAGTTTAAACGTTTAAAGCGGGTGTAGTTGCAGCCCGGGCTGAAGAGACGAGGTGAATTACTCGGGGTAAGCCGGGCGCTGCGTCCTGCCCCTGTGGGAGGGTGCGGACAGCTCGGGTGTGGGtcttgtgctgctgcctgctggtaCAGAGCGTGCTCTAACCTTTGTGTTCCTCCTCTTTCAGATACAAGACAGGCAAGAATAAGTGGTTCTTCCAGAAGCTGCGATTCTAAAGGTGTAACACGGTTGCATCaataaaagtttattaaaaaccACGTTGTTTTGTTGTATAAAAAAGAGCTTTGCTAGGCCTTTTTCTCTGTGGTGTGGACGTTCTTGCTCTGTGTGTCTGCAAGAGCTGGGAAAGCCGTGGCAGTCCAGGCGAGGCTCGGAGCGTCTGTGGAGCGTTGTGTGGCCTGAACCATGGGTGAACGTGCCGTCTCCGCGGCGCTGTCCTCGGGCACCTCGGGCTCTGCCGCGGGGCACACGCCgctctttccccttcctgctgccGAAGGGTGACCGGTGACATTCCTGCCTGCGCTGGAAGTCTCCGATTCCCGAAACGGCGGTCATCCCTGTGAGAGAGtaggggtgggagagggaagatgaATGGTTCGCTCCGGGTGCCTGCCCCGCTCGCCTTGCCTCTGGCTGAGAAATACAGCGGCGTGTGGGGCGGCCTGCGCAGGCACTTGGCGGCAGGGCGTTAAAGCTTTGGTTACCTTCGCGGAGGTGCGCGGCCTGcctggggggcaggggggggcaGGCTGCTGAACGAAAGCCGGGcgggcggggaaggggctgtTCCCCGGCGGGGGCTGAGGAGGCTGGGCTGCTTTGGGGAAGTGAGGTCCGCGGGGAAGAGGGCGCGGGCTGGTtgggcaggcggcggcggggcagcgaGGAATGGGTGGAAAGACCCGGTTTTCGGGTCAGCGCCGCCCGCGGGCCGTCTCGGCTGGAGCTGCGCGGGACCGGGCTTctgcccccgccccggggccgtCGCGCTCgggggccgccccggggccgggccgcgaTAGCGAAAGCGAAAGCGAAGGGCGGGAGGAGGCGCGGGGCCGCACCGGCAGCGGGGTcccggcaggcaggcaggcaggcaggcaggtaggtagggcggccccggcggccggcccggccgggcagggctccccctctgccgccgccgcggggccggggctccgGCGGGGCCGTCCGCGCCGCCGCCTGACCCGCCGCCGTTCTGCCCCCAGCGCCAGCGCCGCGGAGATGGATTCGGGGGAGGTGAGGGGCTGAGGCCCCGGGGACCCGCGGggccggcccggggcgggggggcggcccGGGGCTCGGCGCAGCGTGGCTGAGCACCCCTCCTGCCTTTAGGACTCCTTCATCCAGCTGCCCTGCCCCAGCGGCCTGGAGGACGGCTGTCTGGCGGCGACCCCCGAGCAACTCCGGCAGGAGATCGAGCGTTGCAAGGTGCGTCCTGCTGCGGCCGTGAGGTGGGTCGGGTGGGATCCAAGCCCCCCCGGGATCCGCTGCGGCCGCGAGAGGTGGGTCGCGTCGGATCCGAACTGCCCCGGGATCTGCCCTGGCCGGCCTAGGCTGTGAGCTCgagtttcttgttttttcttgggcTACGAGCCAGGAGCGGCAGAGAGGGGGTATCCCGCGGTTCAGAGAGCCTGTACTGGGGTCTGGGGCTCCGCACGGGGAGCAGTTCCCCTCCTTCCCAAACGAGCAGCGTGTGCTGGGGCTGGACAGCCAGTGGGGGTGGCGTAATGTCTGCAGGGTCTCGTTGTCTGATGGTACCTCTCACAGGAACTTTGTACCGCTCTGGAGCAAGACCATGCAAAGTTACAAATGGCCAAGGAAGCTGTAGAGCAAAGGACGCAAGAGCTGAGAAAAGAGGGAGAACTTCTTCATAAAAATCTTGAGCAACAAATGTCTTTAAAGAGAGATGAAGAGAGATCCTGCCAGGTTGGTGGCCAAAGGACTCGTCTTGGGCTCGGAAAGGTGGCAGTGGGTGGTGGGGCTGCATCACTCAGCTCGCTGCTCTGAGATCACTTTGCTCTGGACCCGGTGGAGGCTTCACGAGACGTCACATCAGGCCTGTGCCAGGAAGCGAGCTAGCGCCGCGGCAGTGGAGGAAGGACTGTAATGAAACTCGAgcggccggggcagggctgcaggcagtcaagagcagaaaaatggtGTGGGTGGAGCGATGTCCAAGAACAGTGCTGCGCTTAAAACGGAGAGCGTGCTGCAGCCCCTCGTGTCCTGGTGGTTCCCTTACTgtcccctctttctttccttccaggtGGACGTTTTTTTagcagaggaggagaacaaCAGACTGAAGCAGGAGAAGCAGgtgctgaaaaagaaactggaagaagTGAGGAAGAGGGTCCTCTGTGAGGATGCGGTAATGGTAACAGTGTGTGGGCAGTTGGGTCTGCTGGCAAAGGGGTATGAGCCTggctggagaggctgcaggcaAATGCAGCTGGGCGCTGTGTGACAACTGGCACAGCTCCTGCTAGCGGATGGCTCCTCTGCTGGGCCCAGAAGCTCCAGTTGTGGCTTTGGGACTCCAGGCACAGCCAGATCCTAGGAGAGACTCTTCTGAGGCTCTCCAGCTGTTTATTTTGAGCCATGAGCTTGTTTCTAGTCTGTGGATTGGCAGGGACAGGCCCTGTGTGGGGTCCAGTCTCCTCCAGGTGCTGTCTGTGAACTCGAACCTAGATGCTGCCTACCTtgccagagaagaaaatggtgtTTAAGGGACTTGCGACAAACAAGGAGGACATGAACAAGCTGATGCTCACCCCGCTGATCCGCTACCCTCTGCTGGGGGGCTCAGCTCTCATCACCTTTGAGAAGGCAGAGGGTAAGGGTGAGAAGAGCACTGCCACAGCCAGGTGTCCTGGTCGATCGGCTTTGGGGCCTGCCCTGCATCCCTTCCCTGGGCCAGGGCTCGGAGCTCTGCCCCCTCTGCTGATGTTGTGCGGGGTTatgccccccccccaaagcatTAGCTGCCCCATGTCCTGTCCCATGGTGTGCTCGGAGCAGGCGGTCGATCCCCTGTGCTGGGGGCTCTCCCTGCTTGCAGTGGCCCAGAGGATCATAGAGGTGAAGGAGCACATGGTGGAGCTGAGCTAcggagaggagctggaggagcttGACCGGTGCAGAGTGCGAGTGCAGGCAGCGCCGGTGGATATACTGCTGCCATCTGCCCTGGAGGTAAGTCCCGAGGGCCTGCTGCTCCCCGCAGCGCGGAGAACCGCAGAGCTGCCCTGGGCACGCACCAGCTTTGCTGTGCCCTGCTCCGCCACTACCCAAGCTCGCCTCTGCCAGGTCACTGGTACCAGCCCAGCTCAGCGCATTAGCGCCGCAGCTCTGCACTGCTCCCCCGAGCTCTGGGgccggccctgccctgccctggcactgACTGGCCTGTGCCACCCGCAGATCGGGCTGACTCGGAGCAGCAGGAGTATTCTCCTGTCTGACCTGCCCAGCCTGGGCATCTCTGAGGAGGCACTGCTGGACAAGCTGGAGCTCTTCTTCAGCAAGACGAAGAACGGGGGTGGCGAGGTGGAGAGCAGGGAGTTCCTGGATGACTCTGGCCAGGTGGTGCTGACCTTCGCGGAGGACGGAGGTGCGTGGGGTGTGCTGAGCCCCAGCTGCTGGCAAGGGGGGAGCAGCCCAGCCGGCTCTGGGGGGCACAGGTGCTCTCCCGAGAGCAGATGGAGCCATGTCTGTGGGGAACGGGGAAGGCAGAGTGAGCCCAGGCTGTCCTGTCTCCCCTGAGACAGTGCTGGTGCAGGTGAACTGGGGCTGGGCAGTGCCAGCCTTGGTGTCTGTGCCAGGGACGTAACCTCCCCTGGAGCTCAGCGGGGGCCTGGGTGGCTCAGGGCTTTCCTCTCCATCGGCAGTGGCAGGGCCGCTAATTGCAAGAGGACACATCCAGGTGCTtattgggaaaggaaaatacaagcTCAAAATATCACCGTGCATGAGTGGAGACATCACTAACCTGCAGGTAAGCGCACGAACCCTGGTGCCAAGCAGCACCTGCCAGCCCAGGGCGAGGCAGCACGGGTGGGGGCTCCTGCAGACCCGCTCCCCACACCGCCATGCAGCCTGAGGCGCAGTGCCCCTAGGGGACCCCTTCCCTGCGTGCCCTCCCGCCGCCCTGCGCGGCACAGGGCCCGCTGCCGCTcacccccagctctgcccagctccagccctcctgctgccccaggacCGTCCTGCTCTCGGGGATCCCAGACGTGCTGGCTGAGGAGCCCATGAGGGACGCCCTGGAGATCCACTTCCAGAAGGCCAGCCGCGGCGGGGGAGAGGTGGACGCCCTCGCCTACGTCCCGGCAGGACGACAGGGGGTGGCCGTTTTCATGGAGGACGCGGGCTAGGCCTGGCCAGCCCCGTCCGCCCGATGCAGCGGAGCTCTGCGTGGCCGCTGGTCCCTGGGCTTAGTGGGAATTAAAGCATCTGCAGGGAGCGCCGTGTCTGTCGTGCTGGGGAtgggacggggacggggacggggacggggacggggacgggccCTGCGTGCAAGAGCCGCGGGCGAGGCTGGGCCCTTCCCGGGCACGGGGACGTGGGGGCGCCGGGCCCCGGGAGGGGCTCTGTGGGcaccggggccgggccgggccgaggcgGCCCGCGGCGCCGAGCGGGGCCCGCAGCGAGCAGGGCCCGGGGctcggccgggccgggccgggggcggtgCCGGCCGGGGGGGGCGGCCCCGGTTTCACTTTCGTttcccggcggcggcggcggggccggagcGGGGCGCAGGTAgcgaggccgggccgggccgggccgcagCGCTCGGGGCTGCGCGGCGCTGggcccgcggggcggcggcggcggggccggggcgcggcgggcgggcggggcccGGGACCGGGCAGGGGCTGCGCCGGGGCCTCGGCCAGGGGGGAACGGGGCCGGTGAGGGCCCGGCGCGGCGAGGGGGGCCCGGGCCGGGgcccagccccgcggggcggggggagctgCTGCCGGGGCTCCCGGGcaccccggcccggcccggcggcgtGGGGCCCGGCTGCCCGCGGCCTCTCTGCGCAGGCATGGCGGGCCGCACGGTGCGGGTGGGGGGCCTCCCCGCCGACCTGCCTCCCGACAGGGTGGCCGACAAGCTGACCATCCACTTCCT
This region includes:
- the RUNDC1 gene encoding RUN domain-containing protein 1, which encodes MEAEGGPLGPGERWAPVGAVSAATAAAEEEDEEEEAAAAAGGGSPQSVPRLRAERRRLHGALLALASHFAQVQFRLRQVARAGPAEQQRLLRDLEDFAFRGCPAPLAHGLGGAPSEREKQEQIEVQKEKQRELILQLKTQLDDLETFAYQEGSYDSLPQSVVMERQRMIINELIKKLDMDLSEDIATLSPEELRQRVDAAIAQIVNPARVKEQLVEQLKTQIRDLEMFINFIQDEVGSSGKAEDGHCECAGRKDGGGSYKPNTRPSGNRVNPEDARKMRETGLHLMRRMLAVLQIFAVSQFGCAAGQIPRTLWQKDQANKDYSPLIKKLELSVERVRQLAMKHQQEDHVISSSDLQDIPLGGRDELTLAVRRELTIALRDLMAHGLYASSQGMSLVLAPIACLIPAFTSSPQTMHPWELFVKYYNAKNGQAFVESPARKLSQSFALPVTGGVAVTPKQSLLTAIHTVLTEHDPFKRSADSELKALVCMALNEQRLVSWVNLICKSGALVQSHYQPWSYMANTGFESALNVLSRLSNLKFNLPVDLAVRQLKNIKDAF
- the RPL27 gene encoding 60S ribosomal protein L27, with the translated sequence MGKFMKPGKVVLVLAGRYSGRKAVIVKNIDDGTSDRPYSHALVAGIDRYPRKVTAAMGKKKIAKRSKIKSFVKVYNYNHLMPTRYSVDIPLDKTVVNKDVFRDPALKRKARREAKVKFEERYKTGKNKWFFQKLRF
- the IFI35 gene encoding interferon-induced 35 kDa protein isoform X2; amino-acid sequence: MDSGEDSFIQLPCPSGLEDGCLAATPEQLRQEIERCKELCTALEQDHAKLQMAKEAVEQRTQELRKEGELLHKNLEQQMSLKRDEERSCQVDVFLAEEENNRLKQEKQVLKKKLEEVRKRVLCEDAVMMLPTLPEKKMVFKGLATNKEDMNKLMLTPLIRYPLLGGSALITFEKAEVAQRIIEVKEHMVELSYGEELEELDRCRVRVQAAPVDILLPSALEIGLTRSSRSILLSDLPSLGISEEALLDKLELFFSKTKNGGGEVESREFLDDSGQVVLTFAEDGVAGPLIARGHIQVLIGKGKYKLKISPCMSGDITNLQLCPAPALLLPQDRPALGDPRRAG
- the IFI35 gene encoding interferon-induced 35 kDa protein isoform X1, whose translation is MDSGEDSFIQLPCPSGLEDGCLAATPEQLRQEIERCKELCTALEQDHAKLQMAKEAVEQRTQELRKEGELLHKNLEQQMSLKRDEERSCQVDVFLAEEENNRLKQEKQVLKKKLEEVRKRVLCEDAVMMLPTLPEKKMVFKGLATNKEDMNKLMLTPLIRYPLLGGSALITFEKAEVAQRIIEVKEHMVELSYGEELEELDRCRVRVQAAPVDILLPSALEIGLTRSSRSILLSDLPSLGISEEALLDKLELFFSKTKNGGGEVESREFLDDSGQVVLTFAEDGVAGPLIARGHIQVLIGKGKYKLKISPCMSGDITNLQLQPSCCPRTVLLSGIPDVLAEEPMRDALEIHFQKASRGGGEVDALAYVPAGRQGVAVFMEDAG